AAGGAAGAATCATGTTGACGTTTACATAGAACGTTCAGGCACGATAGGCATTTACTACGAATTGACATTCTTTTGTAGCCCTTCTGGAAAAGCTATCGACATAGTAGACATAGGAGTTCCGAACAAACACTATATCCTTTCTTCTGCTGCAGCGGACCTGGATGGCGTGAAACTCAAGAAGATACGGCGATCAGAATACGTGCACCCGGGCATTGAGATTCATCTTGGTGGAAAGAAAATTACTCCAGGAACTTCTGGTACTCTCCACTTCTATGTCGAATGCAAGCGCGTCCTCTACCAGGATACCGAGGATAAGACCTACACATCCTTTCGTTTTTCGCCCACATGGTTCAGCCCGAAGTTTGCCAGAGGAAAAACAGACCTTCAGGTCTCCTTCCATTTTCCAGCGGGAGTCACACCTGACGAGACAAAGTGGCATCAAAAAGAGTTCGATGCACATTCATTAGATGATGAAAAAAGGATAGTCTTCACGTGGATAAACGCTTCTGCCTCACCCTCAAAACAGTATACCTATGGAATCTCCTTCCCGAAAAAGTATGTTGAACCCGGAGCAATCGTGACAAAGAAAGCTGTCAGGCGGAGAAGTGTGTTCAAAACGATTGAAAACATCTTTCCGCTTCTTTTCGGGTTTTTTATGGTGTTCTTTGTTGCGATGATAGGGGTAGTCGCTTCACTAACTCAGAAACGAAGGCTGATGAAGTACATGCCCCCGTCGCTTGCTATTGAGGGTGTCGGGATAAAGAGAGGTCTGACCGCTGTTGAAGCCGCGATACTTCTGGAAAAGCCCCTTGACAGGGTATGCACCATGATCCTTTTTGGGCTGCTGAAGAAGGATGCCCTAAGAGTAGTCAAGGCCAAACCTCTGAGATTGGAGGTTCTGGAAAAAAATAAGGAGAAGCTCCGAGAGTATGAATCATTGTTCCTGGTTGCCGTGGACAAAAAGGGTAGGGTTCCTGAGACAAAACTGAGAAAGGTGATTACCAGCCTCATCAAGGGGACCAATGAAAAGATGAAGGGCTTTTCCAGACGTGACACCAGAGAATACTATCGATCCATTGTGAATAAGGCATGGGAGCAGGTTGCTTCCAGCGAGACAGAGGAGGTTGCGTCAGAAGTCCTGGACAGAGAAATGGAATGGTTGATTGCGGATGAGAGATACGAGCAGAGGATGAAAGAGGCACTGGGGGATAGGGTGGTCATCGTCCCTGTGTGGTATCCAGGATACAGAACTGGTGCTGCTGCTGGAGCTCCGGGTCCGGGAATCTCCGTTCCTTCATTGCCCGGTTCAGAATTTGCCAATTCGGTCGTTCGGTCTGTTGAGGGTTTTGCTCATGGGCTCGTTAGCAAGGTTGAGTCCTTTACCGGAGGCATAACGAAAGTGACAAACCCTCCTCCCGCAAAGTCAGGGTCTTCCTGGTCATCCGGGGGGTCCGGGTGCGCTTGTGCATGTGCGTGCGCTGGGTGTGCCTGCGCGTGTGCAGGAGGTGGACGGTGAGCTTCAGTCGACAGAACAACCCGAAATCTGTTCTTCTTTCAAGGAGGAGAAGTTGCCACTGAAAGTGAAGAAGTGGTTTGAACGACCAAAGCCCTTGTCAAAGGGGATGTATCATCTGAGGGCTGAAGGTGAGTTTGGCGGCTACAGGCTTCATCTGAGAATAGAAAATGATGGGAGAGGTATTCTGCTTGTCGATGCGTCAAAGGTTCTCCATCTGAATCAGACCGCGGCTGAGCTTGCCATGCACATCATAGAAGCAACTCCTGTAGAAGATATGATTTCCCAGATGAGGAAGAGGTACAAGGTCGATGCTGAGGCGCTCCGCAAGGATTACGAAAAGATGAAACAGACCATATCTGACCTTGCAAGGACAGATGATGTTTGCCCTATCACGTATCTTGATGTGGAAAGGATAGAGCCCTTTAACACGCCTGTCAGTGCCCCCTATAGAATGGATTTGGCGCTCACATACAAGTGTGAAAACGATTGCAAGCACTGCTATGTGGCCAGGGACAAGAACATGCCCTCTCTTTCTGTGGAAGATTGGAAAAGGGTGCTCAAGAGGTTGTGGGATGTGGGAATACCTCACGTCTGCTTCACCGGTGGCGAGGCTACGCTTTTCGCTGGTCTATTGGATTTGGTTGACTATGCTGAAGAACTGGGAATGGTGACTGGCCTTCTCACCAATGGAAGAAGCCTGGGCCAGCTCGATTTCGTGAAAAACCTTGAACAGGCAGGTCTTGATCACATCCAGATTACGCTCGAATCCCACGATAAGAAGATCCACGACACTATTGTGGGATGTCCGGGCTGGAGGCAGACGGTAAATGGGATAAAGAACGCAATCAGCACACAGGTTTATACAATCACCAACACGACCATAACCAGATTGAATGAACCGGCAATAGAAAGGACGATCAAGTTCATCCGAGATCTGGGCGTAAAGACCTTCGCGGCAAACGGCTTGATATTCACAGGCAAGGGAGAGTATTCTGGATTGGGATTCACTGAAAAGGAACTTGTCCCGATCGTGACCAGGATAAGGGATACTGCGAGAAAACTCGGCATGAGGTTCATATGGTACACTCCAACTCAGTACAAGAATTTCGATCCCGTAGCTCTCGACCTAGGCCCCAAGGCCTGTACTGCGGCCAAATACAACATGTGCATCGAACCTGACGGTAGCGTGATACCGTGTCAGAGTTGGTATGAGCCGATTGGAAATATTTTGACTGACAGTTGGGACAATATATGGAACTCGGAGCTGGCCACTAAGATTAGGAACAAAGAGATGATAATGGATGAGTGCAAAACCTGTGAAGATCTTCCCATATGCGGAGGCGGCTGCCCTCTCTACAATAGCGCGAACGAGTACCTTTGCACGGAATCCAAGTCTGCAGGATGAAAGGCGAGACAGAGATAAGAGCTCGGTACGCTGATACCGACCAGATGGGTGTCGTCTATTATTCGAAGTACCTCGAGTACTTCGAAGTTGGGAGGACGGAACTTCTTCGGGGGCTCGGGCTTCCATATACAGAGCTCGAGTCTAAAGGGATTCACCTTCCAGTTGTTGAATGCACATGCTGCTATAAGCGTCCGGCGCGGTATGATGATGTGCTCACCATCGTCACCACTATTGGAAACGTGGGGAGAGCTTCTATACGCATGGATTACGAGATCTACAGGAAAGGAGACTCAAAGCTGCTTGCATCAGGGTTTACAAGACATGCTTCAGTCAACTCCGATGGCAAGCCCGTGTCAATGCCTGAGGCAATGAGGGCAAAGCTCAAACAGGAGTAGCTAAGGTTTACGGTACTCTTGTGCAAAGTCTGGCTAGATAGAAAGGAGGTTGATGATGAGAGGTTGTCAAACGAGGGCTGCAGGACTCCTTTTGGGAGTTCTTTTGACCATCGCGCTTGTCTTTGCTGTGGGGTGTTCGAAATCCCAGGAGATGTCCGCAAAATCGGAGGGTTTGAGCATGGCAAAGTCTGAGGAGCCGGCGGCAAAACCAGTTGCCACCGACACATCTGCCCGGAAGTTAGACGCGCACGATGTGGTGGCTGTGATTAACATGGCCAAGGGTGGAGAGATAGTGTTTGAGTTCTATCCTGATGACGCGCCCAAGACAGTGGATAACTTCATCACGCTGACTAACAAAGGGTTCTACAACGGGCTCACATTTCACAGGGTAGTGGCTGGATTTGTCGTGCAGGGAGGAGACCCGGCCGGAAATGGGTCCGGTGATGCCGGGTATAACCTACCCGCAGAGTTCAACAAGCAGAAGCACGTCACAGGAACGGTGGCAATGGCGAGAAGCTCGGACCCAAACTCGGCCTCCTGCCAGTTCTACATCTGCCTGGCACCCCAGCCTAGCCTTGATGGCAAGTACACGGTGTTCGGGCAGACGATAAAGGGGATGGATATTGTGAAAGGCATCAAGATAGGGGACGTTATGAAAACCGTCCGCATCCTCCCCAAATCCGAATACAAGAAATAACTAGAAGCTGTCAGCCCGGGGTCAGACCTTACCCTCCGACGGAGTTTATGCTTGGCGAAGCCAAGTGCGAAGGATCTTCGACACTTTGAATAGTAGGGGCGTATTGTGTGCGCCCCTGCTGCTTGGTCCCCAACCTAACTCCAGATTGCCGCGTCCGCCTTCGCTTGGCTCCCCTCGGTTTCGTCCTTGCATGAACTCTGGACTTCGCTCCCTTCGGCGCCGCCTCAGGACCAATTCTCTCTAAGCTTCGACTCCGTCTCAGCAAGAGAGACTAAGCAGGATAAACTCCGAGTCTACCTTTGGCACACGGGAAACACGCGAACAGCAGATTCTTCGACCTTTCAGGCCTCAGAGAAACAAAACGAGGGAGATGTCCCCGCGCAGGATTCAAGTTTCAAGGTTTGACCCCGGATACTTGGAGGTTTATAATATGGGGCTCTGGAAGAGGAGGCCTTTGTGAAGACCGACATTGAGATTGCGCAGAAAGCGAAGATGCTTCCAATCAATGATATCGGAAGCATGATTGGTCTTAAGCGCGAAGACCTGATGTGCTGTGGTGATTTCAAGGCGAAGATTGAACTCGACGCTCTGGCCCGGTTCAGCGAAAAGCCGGATGCGCCTCTTGTGCTTGTCACTTCGATAAATCCAACGAGAGCAGGGGAAGGTAAGACTACGACCTCAGTGGGCCTTGCGCAGGCGTTGAACAAACTGGGCAAGAAAGCGATTGTGACATTGAGGGAACCTTCTCTCGGCCCAGTCTTTGGCATCAAAGGTGGTGCGGCTGGAGGAGGATACAGCCAGGTTCTCCCAATGGAGGACATCAACCTCCACTTCACAGGAGACATGCATGCAATCACCTCTGCTCACAACCTTCTTGCCGCGCTTCTCGATAACAAGATCCACAGGAGAAATCCACTGGGAATAGATGTGAATGCGGTGCCTTACCACCGTGTCATGGACATGAACGACAGAGCTCTGCGCAATATCGTTGTGGGCCTTGGCGGAAGACCTACAGGTGTGCCTAGAGAAGATGCATTCGACATAACCGCTGCAAGCGAAATAATGGCGATACTCGCCCTGTCGAAAGACCATGCTGATTTGAAGAAGAGGATTTCCAGGATTGTTGTGGCGTATGATCTGGACCGAAATCCTGTGACTGCGGAGGACCTGGGTGCCCAGGGGGCGATGTGCGCCCTACTTCGGGATGCTCTGAAGCCGAATCTTGTGCAAACTATCGAGAAGACTCCCGCCATAATCCACGCCGGTCCTTTTGGGAATATCGCGCACGGCGCAAATTCGATCATCGCCACAAAGGGGGCATTGAAGCTGGGTGACATTGTGGTGACAGAGGCCGGCTTTGGCGCAGACCTTGGCGCGGAAAAGTTTCTGAACATAGTATCCAGAGTTGGAGATTTCTACCCTCATGTCGCGGTTCTCGTTGTCACTATCAGGGCATTGAAGAGGCACGGGGGAGTCAGCAGGAGCCGTCTCAAAAGGAAGGATCTGCGGGCGCTGAACGATGGGATGCCCAACGTGGAGAAGCATGCCGAGAACCTGACCAGCTTTGGACTGCCGCCTATTGTCGCTGTCAACGTTTTCCCATCAGATTCAAAGGAAGAAATTGATTTTGTGAAGGAGCACTGCAAGGATGTGGGGCTTTCGGTCGCGGCGAGCGAAGTCTTTGAAAAAGGTGGAAAAGGAGGGATTGAGCTGGCAGAGATGGTTCTTGATGGGTGCAAGAAGAAAGCGCCCATACCGAGGCCACTCTACGCGAGAGAGGCGCCCTTGAAAGAGAAAATCGAGCTCATCGCGAAGAAGATCTATGGTGCCGATGGCGTAGACTACGAAGGGAAGAGCAGCAGACAGATCAGGAAATATGAGGACATGGGGTTCTGTCAATCATTCATCTGCATGGCAAAGACGCAGTATTCCCTCTCCCACGACCCGGACCTGTTGGGCAGGCCTGCTGGATGGCGTCTTGTGATCAGAGAGGTGAGGCTCAGCGCCGGCGCGGATTTCGTCATTCCTGTAACCGGAAACATTATGACCATGCCCGGGCTGCCAAGAGTTCCTGCGGCAGAAGGTGTCGATATTGATGAGTCTGGACGGATTGTCGGTCTTTCGTGATGGGAATTTTGCGCTCGATTTCGGGTATATCTTATTGTGAGGCCGCCTGATGGGACCTTACGAAAAAGCCAGCGACGATGAACTGATAAGGCTGGCAAAAAGTGGCGAATCAAAAGCGTTCGACGCGCTCGTAACCAGGTATCACAGGAAGGTGTATGGCCTTGCACTGAGCATGATGAGGGACCATGACGCGGCCGATGATATATGTCAGGAGACGTTTATTAGAGCGTACAAAGCTTTTGGGAGGTTCAGAGAAGGTGCCAACTTCTTTACATGGATATACAGGATTGCGGTCAACCTTTCTCTTAACGCGATAAGAAACAAGAAGAGGCTTGTTCCAATGGATGATGTACCCGAGACAGTAGGTTCAGTCGCTCCCGTGCAGGAAGATTGTGCTGAGCGGAAAGAGCTTCTGGATAAAGTTAACGAAAAACTTGAACAAATGCATCCTAAGTATCGAACAGCCTTAGTATTACGTGTCAACGAAGGGCTATCGTACGCTGAGATTTCGGCTGTTCTTGGAATACCAAAAGGGACTGTCATGTCGAGGATAAGCAGGGCAAGAGAGATGCTCAGGTCTCTTGTAGAAGAATGAGTGGAGGTGACAGCAATTGGATCACTCACAGGTAAGAAAACTCCTTTCAGCCTACATGGATGGCGAGCTGGACCTTTCGTCAACTGAGATGTTACGGGAGCACATCAACCAATGTGAGGCATGTACCAGATATCTTGAGAGCTTCCACGCGCTCGACAAATCTGTGCGTTCTGCAAAGCCAGAAATGCCTGCAGAGGGTTATTTTGAGTTTTTTCCTCAAAAACTGAGAGCGAGAATCCGCTCCGAGGGGAAAGCTCCAGTGCGGATCGGCAGGCTTGAGGTCAGATTAGCAAGAATCCGTATTGGCACGACTGCCATCGTCGTTCTTATGGCCTTTGGTATCGGGTTTCTCTATGGGCAGAGGGAAATCATAGTACCCATGCCAAAACTGACACCCATACCGGTTGTGTCTGAGCTCGCTCCTGAGGCCCCCTTGCTTGAAGCGGCCGATGAGGTCACCTCGACAGCAAAACTGACCTCGAGGGCAGAAGAGAAAGTGGCAAATGGGAGTTCAATTGCTGGGGCATTAGAGAAGGAAGAACGCGGAGCAGAACCGCCGGCCGCTGGGCTGGTCGGTGTTCGGGCAAAGAGGTTCGAATCCGTGGCGAAGGACCGGGCCGTTGAGGCTCCCGCCGAGACCCCGGTACGTGCGTACAGGCCGGATGGATTGAGACTTTCACGGAAGGCTGACAAAAAGGGCAGCCCAGAATTGACACCAGCCACAAGGTATGCTCAGGCGAACGTTGCCCAACTTGATGGCGATTATTCTTCTGCCATGGATGACTATGCCCGTGTGCTGAAGGATAGCCCCGGCACGGACCTTGCTTCCGCTGCTCAATACCAGATGAATATGATAACCGCCGGCCCGGATACCACCGCAAGTATCGAAACTCTAGAAATGGCGGCAAGCATCTGGAAGGATTACATCAGTCAGTATCCCGAGAGCCGCCTCATCCGCCCTGCCTGCGGCCTGTATACAGAGAACCTCTATCTGATTGCCAGAAGAACGAAGTCCAGGTCTGATGCGACCAAGGCTTTATCTGCAATCAAAGAATGCTCAGGACTCATCAAAGAAAAGATGCCATCGGATTTCAAGGAGAGGTCAGAAGAGCTGAAATCCTACCTTAAGGGTTAGCGTTGAACCCTTTGACCACAGATTATCACAGATTTCCACAAGATTTCTCATTTCTTGTTTTGTCATAAGATGAATGTTTTTCTGTGTTAATCTCGTGTAATCTCGTGGTTTCAAGTGGTGTACATTGGGGCCAAGTGCGAAGTATGGGAATAAGTACCTCCTCCCGTGTGTATAAGGACTGAATGTCAAAAAAGGAGGTTTCAAATGTTATCGAAAAAGCTCAGCCCATGTTTGGTTCTTTTTGCGGTTCTTCTGGCTTGCAGTGCCTATGCTGACGGAATAATTATACCTGTTAGGCCGATTAGCAAGCGGATTCCGCCACCGTTATCGATAAAATACCACCACGTCGACGTTACAATAAACAATCAGGTGGCCCGCACGGAAGTCGACCAGGTGTTCAAGAACAACTTCGGCAGCGAACTGGAAGGGATATACATATTTCCAATTCCTCCCGGGGCCGCCATAAATGATTTCTCCATGTACGTTGGGGGCGAGAAGATTGACGCTCGCCTTCTGGACAAAGAGAGCGCACTCAGGGTATATGAAGATATAGTCAGAAGGCAGAAAGACCCTGCGCTCTTAGAGTATGCAGGCAGGGATATGTTCAAGGCCAGGGTCTATCCCATTCCCGCCTACGGCGAGAAGAGAGTGGGGCTCGTGTATACTGAACTGATAAGAAAAGACACCAACCTCTGTTCGTATCGATATTCGCTGAACACAGAGAAATTCTCAGCCGACCCCCTTAACGACGTGAGGGTCAAGGTTACGATCACCTCCAGAGTTCCCATACTGAGCATCTATTCACCGACACACCAGATACAGATTGAGAGGTCAGGCCCGACTAAGGCAGTGGTCACCTACATAGAAAAGAATGTGAAGCCTGATAAGGACTTCGTAATCTACTATAGACTGTCAAAGGAGCAGATGGGTGTCAGCCTGTTAAGCTATAAGGAGTGGAGAGGGGACGGTTATTTTCTCCTTCTTGTTTCGCCGAACGACTGGTCCATTGACCAGAAGGTCTTGCCCAAGGATGTCGTTTTTGTGTTTGACAGGTCAGGCAGCATGAGCGGCAAAAAGATTGAACAGGCCAGATCGTCACTCGCGTTTTGCCTGAGCTCCCTCAATGAGAAGGATAGATTTGCTCTCATAACATTCAATGACGTCGTGAAGGAGTTTTCTACAACCCTTCTTCGAGCCTCCAGAAAGAATGTGGAAAACGCCAAAGAGTTTGTCAAAGGGTTGAGCGCGAGCGGGGGAACCGACATTCACGGCGCGCTCGTGTCTGGGCTCGACATGCTTGAGTCCGGGTCAAGACCCAAGATGCTTCTGTTTCTCACCGATGGACTTCCCACGGTTGGGATTACGGACGTGAACGAGATTGTGAGAAGAGTCGCTGAACGTAACTCCAAAGGCGCGAGAGCCTTCACGTTTGGTGTTGGGTATGACGTTAACACAAGACTGCTGGACAGGCTGGCGAACGAAAGCAAAGGTTCTTCCGAATACGTGAGACCCAACGAAGACATAGAAGTCAAAGTCTCTTCGCTCTACTCAAAGATCATGAATCCGGTCTTGACCGACATCGAAATCCATTATGGCTCAGCGGGTGTTTCAGATGTGTACCCGCGCAAGATTCCAGATCTGTTCAAGGGGAGCCAGCTTGTTCTGACAGGCCGTTACAGGAACTCGGGCAATGCGAGAATTGTGCTGGAAGGAAAAATGGAAGGGAAGACAAAGAGGTTTTCATATACCCTTGCGTTTGAACGAAAGGACAAGGAAAACGACTTCATTCCTCTATTGTGGGCGTCGCGCAGGATCGGGCACCTCATCGAGGAGATAAAAGCACATGGAAAGAGCCAAGAACTCGTTGAAGAGATTGTCAGGTTGAGCAAGAGGTTCGGAATCCTCACCGAATACACGTCCTTTCTTGTGGACAAAGATGTGACTGTGGCGCTTCCCTCGCTGCGCGAAGAGGCTGAGAGAAAGCTCGAGGCTGCCGATGAAGCAGTTGGTGGTTGGGCTGTAAACCAGTCTGTCAACGCAAAGAGAATGAAGAAGTCCGCTCAGGTTCCTGCTAACACTTACTATGATGACCGGGGAGTGGAGCGGAAATTCGAGAATGTGGTTCAGGTTGGCAATAGAGCTTTCTTCAACCAGAATGGGAAGTGGGTTGAAACAACTGGTGACTCGAAGATGCCTGTAGTCAAAGTAAAAAGGTTCAGCAAGGCTTACTTCCAACTGCTAAGGAACGACCCTTCCGTTGGATCTTATCTTTCTCTCGGTCAAAATGTGCAGTTCAACATAGGCAATCAACAGATTCAAATCGCAGACAGCGGCAAAGAAGAGTTCAGCCAATCAGAGCTGACGGAGCTGTTTGACTAAGTTTGTTCGGCTGGCCAAGACAGTTGTTTGTAGGGGCGGTTCGTGAACCGCCCCGCCTTACTAACACTCGCCGCGACAAAACCTCCTGTCATTGCGATTCAAAAAGGCCCGGCTTTTCCAGAGAAAAGACGAGGTATTTTTGATCCTTCGTCGGCACAGCCGACGGAGGAGTAGCAGGGCGACCCCATGTATCTCGCTTCGCGAGAAACGGGGCGAAGAAGCAATCTAAATGTGATATGAAATGCACAAAAGGTGATAGGATCTCTACTACGACCTGTGAGATTGCTTCGCGACCTTTGGCCGCTCGCAATGACACCCTCCCTTGTCATTGCGATGAGGGTGAGCGACCCTTCGACAAGCTCCCGGTGTATCTCACTCCGCGAGAAACGGGGGCAGGCGAAGCAGTCCACCTATAACGAAGGACACCCCCCTTCTGTCATTGCGATGAGCCCGTTAGGGCGAAGAAGCAATCTAAATGTGATATGAAATGCACAAAAGGTGATAGGATCTCTACTACGACCTGTGAGATTGCCTAGGCTCGTTTCGATTGTCCTCCGCCGGCTTGTGCCGACGAAGGACCAAAAATGCCTCGTCTTTTCTCTCGAAAAGCCCGACCTTTTTGGTTCCCTGCGTTCAGTTTTCGGATCGTAGGTCCGTCTATCTTGAGACAAGGATTTACTTCTTGGGACTTGGTGCGAGGCAAGCCCCTCATGATTCGAAATTGGTAATTCGCAGTTTGTAATTGGTAATTCCGTGGAGAGGAGAAGGTGTGCGGGGAATTTGATTGACAGGGCAAGTCAGGAAGGCTAAGATTCACCAGTGAGAGAAAGGAGGGAAGATGGCGGAACGGGAACCCGGCAGGAAACAGAAGGAAGATAGGAGAAAAGGTCAAAGGAGGAGGTATCTGTCCGAGGAGGAATTCCGCAAGCTCTTGAAAGAGGGGAAGATCACTCCGGATGACAGGCGGGCCTGGGAGGAGAGAAGAAAACAGGAGAAAAAGGACTAGGCGTGGGAGAGATAGAAGAGAGTGCAAGGACGCTGGGCAGGATGCTGAAGGAGTCACCGGAATACAAGAAATTTGGAAAGGCATCCGATTCCCTGGAGAATGATGAGGAACTGAAGTCGCTCATCAACTCGGTGGCTGAAAAAGAAAGGTCGTTGAACAAGAAGATGGAGAAGGCGATACCGGTTGAGGTGGAAGAGAAGAGGAACCTGAAGGAGTTAAAGGACAAAGCCCAGGCCAACGCTGTCTACGCTGAATTTCTCGAGGCCGAGAAGGCGTACTTTGCGCTCATGAAAAGGGTGAACGACGCAATGAATGAAGCGCTGAAAGATGAGAGTGCGCCCAGTGAGAGTTCTTAGTTTTCTCGAGTTTACCATTTGTCTCTAAATCGATACTCTGATCCAGCAAGATCTCCGAAAATACATAGATGTGAGAAATAGTGTCTGCGGCACCAGGCTCGGTGTCAAGTTCGGCTCTATGATGTTTGACCATCCCAGGCAAATCTTGGTGAGATGAGGAGCTCAGCACAGAGGTTTCGAATCACATGAAAAGGCTTGTCAGTCCCAAGCACATCGCGGCAGTCACGGCTGCTCTGGCTCTGCTCATGCTGCTGGGGGCATACTTCGAGACGAGGCGCACCTCCAGAAACATACTCGAGGTGATGGAAGCAGATGGAGCAGCCCTGGTAGAAAGTCTGATTATGAGTAGCCAGAACAGCCTGAAAGCTGAGACTGCTATCCTGGGTTTTGTGGCCGACAAACTGCTTGACGATTGCCGTGTGGTTGATAGGTATGCTGACAGAGGCAGAATGACACTTTTTGACATAGCCGTAGCCAGAGGTCTCGCCTATGTGGACATTTATGACGGGGGAGGGAATCTGATAGCTTCCAGTGGAGAGCATGAAAATGTTCTCTCTGTTGACAGCACCACTGTTCCCAGAGGTAAGGAGGTCTTTCTGGGGGAGAGGGGCGGGGAGTACGCATTCGCCATGGCCAGAAGGCATGGCCAGGGAATCATTGTCTGTGCCGTCGATGCCTCCTACATTGAGTACTTCAAGAAAGACATCAGTATTGGCAGTCTGATAGACAGCCTCAGTGAGAAAGAAGGGCTGGTTTACCTGTTGTTGCAGGACCCGGGACAGGGGATCATTTTTGCCTCAAAGAACATCGACAGGATGAAAAAGATTGAGCGCGATCCCTTTCTAAAAGAGGCGCTTTTGTCAACCACGGCAACAAGCAGGCAATACGACTTTCAAGGAGTCAAAGTTCTGGAGGTCGTGAAGCCTTTCTTCTTTGAAGAAAAACCCTACGGCATATTCAGGGCTGGACTTTCGCTCGACGGCTACAATGCTGTGATGAGAGGTTCGCGGCGGCAGACAATTGTTGTGAGTGGTGTTCTGTTCCTGATTGGCATTGTCGTTTTCACACTCCTCGCATTGAATCAGACTTTTGAGGTGGTCAACAAATCCTACACTGAAATAAGGTCCTTTACCACAGCGGTTCTTGAGAGTATGGAAACCGGGGTGGTTGCAGT
The nucleotide sequence above comes from candidate division TA06 bacterium. Encoded proteins:
- a CDS encoding PAS domain-containing protein — its product is MKRLVSPKHIAAVTAALALLMLLGAYFETRRTSRNILEVMEADGAALVESLIMSSQNSLKAETAILGFVADKLLDDCRVVDRYADRGRMTLFDIAVARGLAYVDIYDGGGNLIASSGEHENVLSVDSTTVPRGKEVFLGERGGEYAFAMARRHGQGIIVCAVDASYIEYFKKDISIGSLIDSLSEKEGLVYLLLQDPGQGIIFASKNIDRMKKIERDPFLKEALLSTTATSRQYDFQGVKVLEVVKPFFFEEKPYGIFRAGLSLDGYNAVMRGSRRQTIVVSGVLFLIGIVVFTLLALNQTFEVVNKSYTEIRSFTTAVLESMETGVVAVDSQGRVTVLNRAAHQILKVNSSVLLRPYDEVFPDDPLRLKELLSGKETGGEFETEILGSTVSISISPLYDSEEKVSGGTALLRDVTAIRKMEQEMKQSERLSLLGDTAASVAHEVRNPLNAISMAAQRLEEEYAVKEGMESAKNFSRILRQEVKRLDGIVSQFLSLARPSELNLQRSDLNRLVTETVALAEGEAGPLSVEINALLGDIPELMLDPDELKKAVINILRNGMEAAGKGGSVSLSTRVDGDMVALRIEDTGKGMSKEKMRKVFQPYFTTKERGTGLGLSIAQRVVADHGGRIDVDSTPGKGTVFTIWLNVPPFEGSV